Proteins from a single region of Corylus avellana chromosome ca11, CavTom2PMs-1.0:
- the LOC132165033 gene encoding zinc finger protein WIP6-like has protein sequence MKTMLTPSSAAGLEADEDCLSLSLSLGPPGQHIRKSHQKPSSEGGVTTAHRIVSPSKYWIPSPIEILAAGPTQLSCSIDNNMQMHMSGASGHGSLYRKGAESLRGTNPTYSKPILPCYCCAEGCKHNIEHPLSRPLKSFKTLKDHYKRKHGARLYECQKCGVRFGLKVDWRFHEKNCGKLWLCICGSKFKHKRCLTQHVSAFGNGHAPHT, from the exons ATGAAGACCATGCTAACTCCCTCCTCTGCCGCCGGTTTGGAAGCTGATGAAGACtgcctttctctttctctttctcttggcCCACCTGGCCAACACATCCGTAAGAGCCACCAAAAACCTTCTAGTGAGGGTGGTGTAACAACGGCCCATCGGATCGTTTCTCCAAGCAAATACTGGATTCCTTCGCCGATAGAGATCCTTGCCGCTGGTCCAACACAACTCTCTTGCTCAATCGACAACAACATGCAG ATGCATATGTCGGGGGCCTCGGGGCATGGATCACTGTATCGGAAGGGTGCAGAATCTTTGAGAGGAACAAACCCCACTTATTCCAAGCCAATACTGCCATGTTATTGTTGTGCCGAGGGTTGCAAGCACAATATAGAGCATCCGCTGTCAAGGCCACTGAAAAGTTTTAAGACCCTGAAGGATCATTACAAGCGAAAGCATGGTGCCAGGCTTTACGAGTGCCAAAAATGTGGGGTACGATTCGGTCTCAAAGTAGATTGGAGGTTTCATGAGAAGAACTGCGGGAAGCTCTGGCTTTGCATTTGTGGCTCTAAATTCAAACACAAGAGGTGCCTTACACAGCATGTTAGTGCATTTGGGAATGGCCATGCACCGCACACTTAA